From a single Triplophysa rosa linkage group LG1, Trosa_1v2, whole genome shotgun sequence genomic region:
- the LOC130555455 gene encoding carboxypeptidase Z-like, with product MIKIVFLLNAVTLVRCVLPRCEPGNYFQGWCKVAVEPKPKCTDVVLGYCDDMSYSKTLFPNLLEHKTREEAELSTEYLLLSVIHSLLNGECNPDIRMLGCSVLAPRCDNGKIIKPCRSSCELVQKSCAHAFEGIDMAWPYFLDCDRFFVSEEEGCYDPLEGLREMQEMVMPSVSPEEPSTAIKFAYHSNTQMFNILKKTAAQCLHISRTYSIGRSVEGEDLLVIEFSSNPGAHELLEPEVRYIGNMHGNEVMGRELLIYLAQYLCSEYLLGNIRIQTLVNTTRIHILPSMNPDGYELASADMQSGSDTDYDEVAQPRANSIGRANAQNIDLNRNFPDLTSIFYNRRRFKRNRSDHIPIPTSYWFGKVAPESYAVMKWMRSIPFVISANLHGGDLVVSYPYDLSKHPLENMFSPTPDEQVFSKLARTYADARATMSNDDMSRCGGTFGDKGGIVNGAKWYSIAGGMSDFSYLHTNCFEITVELGCDKFPAEEDLYAGWQENKEALLSFMEAVHQGIKGIVKGEDGKGIKGATVSVKGIRHDIRTAEDGDYWRLLTSGIYIVTASAPGYSKAMKKVHLPANMQRAGRVDFVLKNDEVQPELDTSVDTYERFDPFNQFSQYNIRDIAQREERIQEKPWWWSYFTRSTFQAPTWLLRRH from the exons ATGATAAAGATAGTTTTTCTTCTAAACGCTGTGACTCTGGTTCGCTGTGTTCTTCCTCGGTGTGAACCTGGCAACTATTTTCAGG GTTGGTGTAAAGTTGCGGTTGAGCCAAAAC CAAAATGCACAGACGTTGTACTTGGATACTGTGATGATATGTCCTACTCCAAGACTTTATTCCCTAACCTCCTCGAACACAAGACACGTGAAGAAGCCGAGCTGAGCACAGAATACCTGCTGTTGAGCGTGATCCATTCTTTACTAAATGGAGAGTGCAACCCGGACATTCGCATGCTCGGCTGCTCAGTGCTAGCCCCACGCTGCGACAACGGCAAGATCATAAAACCCTGTCGCAGCTCCTGTGAGTTAGTGCAGAAGAGCTGCGCGCACGCATTTGAGGGCATTGACATGGCTTGGCCTTATTTCTTAGACTGTGATCGTTTTTTTGTCAGTGAAGAGGAGGGCTGCTATGACCCTTTGGAAGGCCTGAGAG AGATGCAGGAGATGGTCATGCCGAGTGTCTCTCCTGAAGAGCCTTCTACAGCTATTAAGTTCGCCTATCACTCCAACACCCAGATGTTTAACATTCTGAAAAAGACAGCGGCTCAATGTCTCCATATCTCCAGAACATACAGCATTGGCAGAAGCGTTGAAGGCGAAGATCTGCTTGTGATCGAGTTTTCAAGCAACCCTGGAGCACATGAATTAC TGGAACCAGAGGTCAGATACATTGGAAACATGCACGGGAATGAGGTCATGGGCAGAGAGCTTCTCATCTATCTTGCCCAGTACCTGTGCTCTGAATACTTACTTGGAAACATTCGGATCCAGACTCTTGTAAACACCACCCGGATTCACATTCTTCCATCCATGAACCCTGATGGGTACGAGCTGGCCTCTGCTGACATGCAAAGTGGAAGCGACACTGATTATGatgag GTTGCCCAACCCAGAGCGAATTCTATTGGCAGAGCCAATGCGCAGAATATAGACCTCAATAGGAACTTCCCAGACCTCACCTCTATCTTTTACAACCGTCGCAGATTCAAACGAAACCGTAGCGATCATATTCCCATCCCCACTTCTTACTGGTTTGGTAAG GTGGCTCCAGAATCGTATGCTGTAATGAAATGGATGCGCTCGATTCCATTTGTCATATCAGCCAACCTTCACGGGGGAGATCTGGTGGTCTCTTACCCATATGACCTTTCAAAACACCCACTAGAGAACATGTTCTCCCCCACTCCAGATGAACAG GTGTTTTCAAAGTTAGCCAGAACATATGCAGATGCACGTGCCACGATGTCAAATGATGACATGAGCAGGTGTGGAGGAACGTTTGGCGATAAAGGTGGTATAGTGAATGGAGCCAAATGGTATAGTATTGCAGGGG GAATGTCAGATTTCAGCTATCTCCACACGAACTGCTTTGAGATAACAGTAGAGTTGGGCTGTGATAAATTTCCAGCAGAAGAAGACCTTTACGCAGGCTGGCAAGAAAACAAGGAGGCTCTTTTGAGCTTTATGGAGGCG GTGCATCAAGGGATTAAAGGTATTGTAAAGGGTGAAGATGGAAAAGGGATCAAAGGAGCCACCGTGTCTGTCAAGGGTATAAGGCATGACATTAGAACAG CCGAGGATGGAGATTACTGGAGGTTACTGACATCTGGCATCTACATTGTGACAGCCTCTGCACCAGGGTACTCCAAGGCCATGAAGAAGGTCCATCTTCCCGCTAACATGCAAAGAGCTGGCCGTGTAGATTTTGTGCTCAAGAATGATGAAGTGCAGCCAGAGCTTGACACATCTGTTGATACCTATGAACGGTTTGACCCTTTCAaccaattttctcaatataatATAAGAGATATTGcgcagagagaagagagaataCAAGAAAAACCCTGGTGGTGGTCTTATTTCACTCGCTCCACTTTCCAAGCACCCACCTGGCTACTTAGAAGGCATTAG
- the LOC130557242 gene encoding G-protein coupled receptor 26-like: MDFAEILFALFIVVVAIVSLLSNLLVLLCFIHSGEIRRQVPGVFTMNLSFCNILISVLNMPSTLVGIVKNQQPFGDCLCRTVSFLETFLTANSMLSMAALSIDRWIAVVFPLSYSSKMRYRDALVMVCYSWLHSFTFSLIPLLFSWFGYSPIYASCTLHLDEESSRIKFTVFTIVFHATSFTLSLLILCVTYLKVLKVARFHCKRIDIITMQTLFLLVDIHPSVKQRCLAEQKRRKQRATKKISIFIGSFIICFAPYVITRLAELLPLVDINRHWGIVSKCLTYSKAASDPFAYCLLRQQYKKVLVTVANRLLKRDLYPSSGHSSSMDTENDYSLQRIS; encoded by the exons ATGGACTTTGCGGAAATCCTATTTGCTTTGTTTATCGTCGTGGTCGCGATCGTTTCTCTGTTGTCGAACTTACTGGTGTTGCTATGTTTCATCCACAGCGGCGAAATACGCCGACAGGTGCCAGGTGTGTTCACCATGAACTTATCGTTTTGCAACATACTCATTTCCGTCCTGAACATGCCGTCCACTTTAGTGGGGATTGTAAAAAACCAGCAGCCTTTTGGGGACTGCCTCTGTCGCACGGTCAGCTTTCTGGAGACCTTTCTGACAGCCAACAGCATGCTGAGCATGGCAGCGCTCAGTATAGATCGCTGGATCGCCGTGGTTTTCCCGCTGAGTTACTCCAGCAAAATGCGCTACCGGGACGCGCTGGTCATGGTTTGTTATTCGTGGCTTCACTCGTTCACATTCTCCCTCATCCCGCTGCTTTTCTCCTGGTTTGGCTACAGTCCCATTTACGCATCCTGCACGTTGCATTTGGACGAGGAGAGCTCACGGATTAAGTTTACCGTGTTTACAATCGTCTTTCATGCCACCAGCTTCACGCTCTCCCTCCTGATTTTGTGCGTTACATACTTAAAGGTGTTAAAAGTTGCCCGCTTTCACTGCAAGAGGATTGACATTATAACCATGCAGACCCTCTTCTTACTGGTAGATATTCACCCAAG TGTAAAGCAACGCTGTCTCGCGGAACAAAAGAGGAGGAAACAGCGCGCAACTAAGAAAATCAGCATTTTCATTGGATCTTTCATCATCTGTTTTGCTCCTTATGTCattacaag GTTGGCTGAGCTTCTTCCCCTTGTGGATATTAACCGACACTGGGGTATTGTCAGCAAGTGTTTAACATACAGTAAGGCAGCTTCAGATCCCTTCGCATACTGCCTCCTGCGGCAGCAGTACAAGAAGGTCTTGGTAACAGTAGCCAATCGGCTGCTAAAGCGTGATTTGTACCCCTCCTCTGGACACAGCAGCTctatggacacagagaatgacTACAGTCTTCAAAGGATTAGCTAA